A region from the Noviherbaspirillum sedimenti genome encodes:
- the tnpC gene encoding IS66 family transposase, translating to MPVTPASLPDDIDALKALLLRRDDELQQLRHTVSTLELALSVRTLEIEQLQLQIAKLKRMQFGRKSEKIDKKLEQLETRLEDLLAEEGAAEQKQPETVTPRQKSARQPLPDHLPREDHIIAPEVQACPACGGDLKPLGEDVSEQLEIIDAAFKVIRHVRRKKACGCCDAIVQAAAPSRPIQRSFAGPALLANIAVGKFADHQPLYRQSVIHARKGVDLDPATTGRWMGACGVLITPLVEALRRHVLAPGKIHADDTPMPVLSPGNGQTKTGRLWVYVRDDRNAGSSAPAAVWFAYSPNRQGQHPQSHLAGFAGVVQADAFAGFNAIYADGQVKEAACWAHARRKLHDLHVRKATPTTTEALRRIGELYAIEAQIRGQPPDERQRIRQQQARPLLDDLEIWLRQRLLTLSTQSDTTKAINYALNQWQALVYYCDDGMAEIDNNIAENALRGVCLGRKNFLFLGADSGGERAAAMYSFIGSARLNDIDPEAYLRHVLTHIADYPINKIDELLPWNVACVAQCWREASLPILVFHRFVSQVPNH from the coding sequence ATGCCTGTCACCCCCGCCTCACTGCCGGACGATATTGATGCCCTGAAGGCTTTGCTATTGCGCCGCGACGACGAGCTCCAGCAATTGCGCCATACCGTGTCGACGCTGGAGCTGGCACTTTCCGTGCGCACGCTCGAAATCGAGCAGCTGCAACTGCAGATCGCCAAACTCAAGCGCATGCAGTTCGGCCGCAAGTCCGAGAAGATCGACAAGAAACTCGAGCAGCTGGAAACGCGTCTGGAAGATCTGCTTGCCGAGGAAGGCGCTGCCGAACAGAAGCAGCCGGAAACAGTAACGCCCCGGCAGAAGTCGGCACGCCAGCCATTGCCTGACCACCTGCCGCGCGAAGACCACATCATCGCGCCAGAGGTCCAAGCCTGCCCGGCATGCGGCGGCGACCTCAAGCCGCTCGGCGAGGACGTTTCAGAACAGCTGGAAATCATCGACGCCGCCTTCAAGGTGATTCGCCATGTGCGGCGTAAAAAAGCCTGTGGCTGCTGCGACGCGATCGTCCAGGCGGCCGCACCGAGTCGGCCGATTCAGCGCAGTTTCGCCGGCCCCGCTCTGCTGGCCAACATCGCCGTGGGGAAATTCGCCGATCATCAACCGCTGTATCGCCAATCGGTCATCCACGCCAGGAAAGGGGTGGATCTGGATCCCGCCACCACGGGACGCTGGATGGGGGCGTGCGGTGTGCTGATTACCCCTCTGGTGGAGGCACTGCGCCGCCATGTACTGGCCCCGGGCAAGATTCATGCGGACGATACGCCGATGCCGGTACTGTCTCCTGGCAATGGCCAGACGAAGACGGGACGACTCTGGGTGTACGTCAGGGATGATCGCAATGCCGGCTCGTCCGCCCCAGCGGCAGTGTGGTTCGCCTATTCGCCGAACCGCCAGGGCCAGCATCCGCAGTCGCACCTGGCCGGATTTGCCGGCGTGGTTCAGGCTGATGCATTTGCCGGTTTCAACGCGATCTACGCTGATGGCCAGGTAAAGGAAGCGGCATGCTGGGCACATGCCCGTCGCAAGCTCCATGACCTGCACGTGCGCAAGGCAACGCCAACCACCACCGAAGCGCTGCGACGGATTGGCGAGCTGTATGCCATCGAAGCGCAAATCCGTGGGCAACCACCGGACGAGCGGCAACGGATTCGGCAACAGCAGGCCAGGCCCCTGCTGGACGATCTTGAAATCTGGCTGCGACAGCGGCTGTTGACACTATCGACCCAATCGGACACGACCAAAGCCATCAACTACGCGCTCAACCAGTGGCAGGCGCTGGTCTATTATTGCGACGATGGCATGGCAGAGATCGACAATAACATCGCGGAGAATGCCTTGCGCGGCGTCTGTCTTGGCAGGAAGAATTTCCTTTTCCTGGGGGCCGACAGCGGTGGCGAGCGTGCTGCCGCTATGTACTCGTTCATCGGTTCAGCTCGCCTCAACGACATCGATCCGGAAGCGTACCTGCGCCATGTGCTGACGCATATTGCTGATTACCCCATCAACAAGATCGACGAACTGCTGCCATGGAACGTTGCCTGCGTAGCGCAATGCTGGCGTGAGGCATCACTCCCAATCCTCGTGTTCCACCGTTTCGTCAGCCAGGTCCCAAACCATTGA
- the tnpB gene encoding IS66 family insertion sequence element accessory protein TnpB (TnpB, as the term is used for proteins encoded by IS66 family insertion elements, is considered an accessory protein, since TnpC, encoded by a neighboring gene, is a DDE family transposase.), translating into MMGLPAGTRIWIAAGITDMRAGMNGLAAKVQMTLAEEPLSGHVFVFRGRRGNVIKVLWATGDGLCLLIKRLEHGRFVWPQADSGKIHLTPAQLSMLLEGINWKQPERTGPPLSLL; encoded by the coding sequence ATGATGGGCCTGCCGGCGGGAACGCGCATCTGGATTGCCGCAGGCATCACCGACATGCGGGCCGGCATGAATGGCCTGGCGGCCAAGGTGCAAATGACCCTGGCCGAGGAACCCCTCTCCGGCCATGTGTTCGTCTTCCGTGGCCGGCGTGGCAATGTCATCAAGGTGTTGTGGGCCACCGGCGATGGACTATGTCTGCTCATCAAGCGGCTTGAGCATGGCCGGTTCGTCTGGCCGCAGGCCGACAGCGGCAAGATCCACCTGACCCCGGCGCAGCTGTCCATGCTGCTGGAGGGGATCAACTGGAAGCAGCCGGAACGCACCGGGCCACCGCTTTCCTTGTTGTAA
- the tnpA gene encoding IS66-like element accessory protein TnpA encodes MDSLILEGRRKRRPNFPVAFKKQLAQQASEPGASVSHLAQQHGINVNMLFKWRRHLVAGLFDAAPAPQAMLPVTIVETAAAVAPASTPRLLATTETASTTDTRVARQGIMEIAIADVTLRFDGHADLAMLHAVLRMLRP; translated from the coding sequence GTGGATTCATTGATTTTAGAGGGGCGTCGCAAACGGCGCCCGAACTTTCCGGTCGCGTTCAAGAAGCAGCTCGCGCAGCAGGCCAGCGAGCCTGGCGCTTCCGTTTCACATCTGGCGCAGCAGCACGGCATCAACGTCAACATGCTGTTCAAATGGCGGCGACATTTGGTGGCTGGCCTGTTCGATGCTGCGCCGGCGCCTCAGGCCATGTTGCCAGTCACGATTGTCGAGACAGCGGCAGCGGTCGCGCCCGCATCAACGCCTCGACTTCTGGCGACGACAGAGACGGCAAGCACAACGGACACGCGCGTTGCGCGACAGGGCATCATGGAAATTGCCATCGCCGATGTGACGCTCCGGTTTGATGGCCACGCCGATCTGGCCATGCTGCATGCAGTCCTGCGGATGTTGCGGCCATGA